Part of the Arachis hypogaea cultivar Tifrunner chromosome 6, arahy.Tifrunner.gnm2.J5K5, whole genome shotgun sequence genome, TATATCTCTCATCAAtgtgtaaaattataaattaactgTAATTTAAATAGTATTTACACAGAATACCCTGCATTTTGTAAAAATATGACACCAACTTATCGTATATTTTGTGAAATACAACGCCAATCTCTCCTATAAACACAACACTAATTAAAGTAGAACTGACAAATCAGGCAATGAAAAGGTTCAATGTCATTTatcctttttttaatttatcaactgATGGTAGTGCATTGTTAGTTTGTTATCTCATTTAACCAATAGACTGAATGTCCAAATTCTGAAGGACATGCACTAAAACTACCTATTAATGCATTGTCAATAATTCAAAAAATGAATGATATTATTCTATCTTACAATGAGCCTAGTTGATGGTTACTACATTACTAAATTTCATGAAGGCCCAATAATTTAGACCAAGGAATGAAGgaataataaaagtataaaacacaGTTCACCATGTTCCAGAAAGGGCCAATGTAGGGAATGATCAGCTTTTCCATATTGCGATTTGTGTGTCATTTACATCAATTTCATTCTTTTTGCAGGTCCTTGATCAACAATGGGATCGCCAGGAGGAACCTGCAACTCTGCTCCTTCTTGAGCTTCGGGGCCTTTATCAGTTTCTCCTGCTGCAGCAGGAGCATATCCTTCTggaaatggtggtggtggtggggcaGGCGGTAGCTGCAGCAGGAAGTTAATACCCATTTAACACTGACAATCACATAtgagagaaacaaaaaaaatctggGAAGAATGTGGTAAAACTGTAGTAGTTCTTCACATTTTATCAACATATTCTGAAGTCTGAACTTCTAGAGTAAAGCTTGTATATTTACCACAAAAGGTAACAACGTTGATGCATGAATTGCAAGACTTCTAAATAAAGAAGAATGTGAATAACAGCATATTTAGTGACCCATATGTTTTAAGCAGTTTTTGTGACAGTCAATAAAGTAGACACACAAAGGCAAAAGACAACAGATTTTGTTGATAGCATAACCATTAACCAGGATATAAACATTTTATATTTTCTCAAAACTACTTCCACTGTATCCATATACATTAGTTTAAACATGTACCAAATTTTGAAGTGGTGGTTATTTTGGATCGGGGGAGTAATATAATGGATATTCTAGAcaaggattttaaaattcaatcttcCGTTTCCCCTTAATCCTATTTTCCTCTCCTTCACAAACAAGTTAAACATATAGGGAAGTCATATTTTTTAAACTTACCTTGCGCTGCAGGGATGCAAGAATTTGATCCACGCGCCTAACTTCCTTCAAGTCAATTGTCTCCTTAGCAACCTTTGATTCCGTTACCACAGTCTCATTTTCAGAATCAACTGATCAAGcaagaaaaatcaaaattaagTTAACGTGAGTGAAAGTCAGCAGTGTACTGTTCTATGGTCATAAGCTTCAACAAGATCATGACATAGTTTAATAACGAACTATGCCCATAATTAGAGTCGACTAATTACTATAGCAGTATAGTTTTAGTTACAATACACTTATAAACCCTGTTGTCAAGATACTCTGGTTAAAAATATCTCATCTTTACAAGATTTGGTGTATTTGGTTGTAGCATAGTTGCATGTTCAGTTAAAAATTTTATGGACAAACAAGTTTGTGGTAAAAAATTAGATATCCAGCCTCCATCATGATCACTTGTATTTTCCCTCTCAAATTTGTCGAGCAGTTGGAAAGTTTGCTTTATTGATAGATTTTCCAGTTTTCTTTTCTGCTATTGAGAAGTGGATCTCTTTGTGTTCCAGGTTTTTTTGTATAGTTTTTGTAGCTACAAAATCATTCTTCAccagaaaagaaaaaagtttcgtctttaagaaacaaaaaacaacgaTCTCTCTTACCATGTCCTATCTTCTCCAGCTTTGAGGCAGCTGTAGTAAAGGCTTTCTGTATATAATAGAGTGCCCTTCCCTGCAAGATCAATCACAAAACCAGTTTTGAATAACACCTTCTCTCCCAATGTAAAAGAAAAGATAATAGATTACAGAAACTGTATAGGGGAAAGCTTTTAATTTTTATGCACCAACGActagtaaattatttttttctatagtGTCAGCTGGAATTTAAAATGATATTCATCAAGACTTTGAACAATATGAACCTAATCCAGATTTCATATGGGGAAACAATGAGCAAAATTTCACAACTGAAACTTTTTCTGATTTTCACAATCTAAAGTCCCCATCTCATATCATGCAAGCTATTCAGTGCAAATCAATTGTTTTGAAGTTATAAAATTACCCCAAAACAGCCAAAAACGAAAATGTAAATCCAGCAAGAACTTACAATTCGAGCAGCAAAAACATTGCATAGTTGTGGTGCCTGGTAAATTGAACCATCCAAGATGTAGTATGCCAGCATCGGAGTAACTTTCTCAGGGCTATCTCTCTTTTGTTTG contains:
- the LOC112755626 gene encoding mediator of RNA polymerase II transcription subunit 6; its protein translation is MATPPPMGPPGNPVFDGGPPPPPPTPGTDMTGICFRDQLWLNTYPLDRNLVFDYFALSPFYDWGCNNEQLRMRSVHPLDISQLSKMTGIEYMLSEVLEPHLFVIRKQKRDSPEKVTPMLAYYILDGSIYQAPQLCNVFAARIGRALYYIQKAFTTAASKLEKIGHVDSENETVVTESKVAKETIDLKEVRRVDQILASLQRKLPPAPPPPPFPEGYAPAAAGETDKGPEAQEGAELQVPPGDPIVDQGPAKRMKLM